In Cyanobacterium stanieri LEGE 03274, a single window of DNA contains:
- a CDS encoding SufS family cysteine desulfurase, with product MTVTQVSAIAPNLRKDFPILHQEINGKPLIYFDNAATSQKPTAVINALKNYYELNNANVHRGAHSLSGRATDDYEGARDKVAKFINARSRNEIVYTRNASEAINIVAYTWGLANLKEDDEIILSVMEHHSNIVPWQIIAQKTGTKIRFVELTDTEEFNLQQYKTFLNEKTKLVSIVHVSNTLGCINPVEEIINLAHQQGAKVLIDACQSLPHMPIDVQGMDCDWLVGSGHKMCATTGIGFLYGKEELLLKMPPFLGGGEMIGEVYLDHFTCGELPHKFEAGTPAIGEAIALGAAVDYLSSIGMDKIHQYEEQLTAYLFEKLNKIPHLKIYGNQPTPDGQGRACLAAFNVDGIHASDLATLLDNEGIAIRSGHHCTQPLHRYLEISGSARASLYFYNTFEEIDTFVKALQETIDFFTQMM from the coding sequence ATGACTGTAACTCAAGTAAGTGCGATCGCCCCAAACCTCAGAAAAGATTTTCCCATCCTTCACCAAGAAATCAACGGCAAACCTTTAATTTATTTTGATAATGCGGCTACCTCCCAAAAACCCACCGCCGTTATCAACGCCCTCAAAAATTACTATGAGTTAAACAATGCTAACGTCCACCGTGGCGCCCACAGTCTTAGCGGTAGGGCAACGGATGATTACGAAGGGGCAAGGGATAAAGTAGCAAAATTTATTAATGCCCGTAGTCGTAACGAAATTGTCTATACCCGTAATGCCAGTGAAGCCATTAACATTGTGGCCTATACTTGGGGTTTGGCGAATCTCAAAGAAGATGACGAAATAATTTTAAGTGTCATGGAACATCATAGCAACATTGTGCCATGGCAAATTATCGCCCAAAAAACAGGCACAAAAATCCGTTTTGTAGAACTAACGGACACCGAAGAATTTAATTTGCAACAATATAAAACTTTCCTCAACGAAAAAACTAAATTAGTATCCATTGTTCATGTTTCTAATACCCTCGGTTGCATTAACCCCGTAGAAGAAATTATCAATCTTGCCCATCAACAAGGCGCGAAGGTTTTAATTGATGCTTGTCAAAGTCTTCCCCATATGCCCATTGACGTTCAGGGGATGGATTGTGATTGGTTAGTGGGTTCTGGCCATAAAATGTGCGCCACCACAGGCATTGGCTTTTTATATGGTAAAGAAGAACTATTATTGAAGATGCCTCCTTTTTTGGGGGGAGGAGAGATGATAGGAGAAGTATATCTTGATCATTTTACTTGCGGTGAATTACCCCATAAATTTGAAGCGGGTACTCCTGCCATTGGAGAGGCGATCGCCCTTGGCGCCGCGGTGGATTATTTGAGTAGTATTGGCATGGATAAAATTCACCAATATGAGGAGCAATTAACCGCTTATTTATTTGAGAAGTTGAATAAAATTCCCCATCTAAAAATATATGGTAATCAACCCACCCCCGATGGTCAAGGAAGGGCTTGTTTAGCCGCTTTTAATGTGGATGGCATTCATGCTAGTGATTTGGCTACCCTCCTTGATAACGAAGGGATTGCCATTCGTTCGGGGCATCATTGCACCCAACCTCTCCATCGATATTTAGAAATTTCTGGCAGTGCTAGGGCGAGTCTTTATTTTTACAATACCTTTGAGGAAATAGATACTTTTGTTAAGGCACTCCAAGAAACCATCGATTTTTTCACCCAGATGATGTAA
- a CDS encoding universal stress protein produces the protein MLKKILYADSGNGHTQEMLKTLQDIPAFQNCDLTILHVVSPQTSADALESKWEEGGKILADIVKNVEIDPSKVATILRQGEPKDVVCQVAQEIDADLILMGSRGLKRLESFLENSVSQYVFQLSDRPMLLVKDDIYVRRIKRVMLALDKSEAAQYALELTINMLKDYREAELYLVRVNPDLDANVDLSKTEMEQNPILAPALAQAKRMGISTRCIVTGGKPGKKICQLAEEKDIDLLLLGSPDRRPSIAKSLVDLDRLLGSSLSDYIRVNANCPVLLVRK, from the coding sequence ATGTTAAAGAAAATTTTATACGCCGATTCGGGAAATGGTCACACCCAAGAAATGTTAAAAACTTTACAGGATATTCCTGCTTTTCAAAATTGTGACCTAACCATCTTACACGTTGTTTCCCCCCAAACCAGCGCCGATGCCCTCGAAAGTAAATGGGAAGAAGGGGGAAAGATTTTGGCAGACATCGTTAAAAACGTAGAAATTGATCCTAGTAAGGTTGCCACTATCCTTAGACAAGGTGAACCGAAAGACGTTGTTTGTCAGGTAGCCCAAGAAATTGACGCAGACTTGATTTTAATGGGTTCTCGGGGTTTAAAAAGGTTAGAATCTTTCTTGGAAAACTCTGTTAGTCAATATGTATTCCAACTGAGCGATCGCCCCATGCTCTTGGTCAAAGATGATATATATGTAAGAAGGATAAAAAGGGTAATGCTGGCTCTAGATAAATCAGAGGCTGCCCAATATGCCCTTGAGTTAACCATTAATATGCTCAAAGACTATCGGGAAGCAGAATTATATCTAGTGAGGGTAAACCCCGATTTAGATGCCAATGTGGATTTATCTAAAACCGAAATGGAACAAAACCCCATCCTTGCCCCTGCCCTTGCCCAAGCTAAAAGAATGGGAATTAGTACCCGTTGTATCGTCACAGGGGGTAAACCAGGGAAAAAAATCTGTCAGTTAGCCGAAGAAAAAGACATTGATTTATTATTATTAGGCTCTCCTGATCGTCGTCCTTCCATTGCTAAAAGTTTGGTAGATTTAGATCGTTTACTGGGTTCTTCTCTTTCTGATTATATTCGAGTCAATGCCAATTGCCCTGTTTTATTAGTGAGAAAATAA
- a CDS encoding DUF1517 domain-containing protein has translation MMSIGDRFNKIRGKTRFVVSRIFIHLQGEEIAPLLGVLNENARSAVDADGDLEVMGECLVNVCQSLLQYQNYWRSASNEGDVVWNEGEAGDYVEELFTDSANRYLSQPDVTPMVEENELLSLPITDNLIVMITVAFEGESPDIETDLGEYDALSEGLKALISLNYKGGYRAIALHFSPARLGEILTEEQTILNFPELVPL, from the coding sequence ATCATGTCTATAGGCGATCGTTTTAATAAAATTAGAGGCAAAACTAGATTTGTTGTCTCTCGAATTTTTATCCATTTACAAGGGGAAGAAATAGCTCCTTTATTGGGGGTATTAAATGAAAATGCCCGTAGTGCCGTCGATGCGGATGGTGATTTGGAAGTGATGGGGGAATGTTTGGTTAATGTTTGCCAAAGTTTACTCCAATATCAAAACTATTGGCGTAGTGCTTCCAATGAAGGTGACGTAGTCTGGAATGAAGGTGAAGCCGGGGATTATGTAGAAGAATTGTTCACCGATTCAGCTAACCGCTATCTTTCTCAACCCGATGTTACTCCCATGGTAGAGGAAAACGAACTTCTATCCTTGCCCATCACCGATAACTTAATTGTTATGATTACGGTAGCCTTTGAAGGGGAATCCCCCGACATTGAAACTGATTTAGGGGAATATGATGCCCTTAGTGAAGGTTTAAAAGCTCTCATTAGTCTTAATTATAAAGGGGGATACCGTGCGATCGCACTTCACTTCTCCCCCGCCCGACTAGGAGAAATCCTCACCGAAGAACAAACCATTCTCAATTTCCCAGAATTAGTACCACTATAA
- a CDS encoding transglycosylase domain-containing protein → MGKKSSSPATIDKMVTGVLQTIQAQFNLPKLKQGAIVPKIILKNGSSGKTHEYPLLGERYIIGRNKNSCDIILRNPIISQIHCAVEKDKKTNRFKIKDLQSTNGIYLGKKRYQSIALHHNDTVTLGPPELEDVIELYFDKPPSKLSLILRYGLFTMAGFLILISAVVAVAWSRYTVYPMPQGNTGATVVYGEDGVTPLAPRISSPHRELERLSDFSPYLPQALIASEDSRYYWHFGVDPVGVLRAILINTGDSGVRQGASTITQQLARSLYPEVGRENTIARKVREMIVATKLEAVYSKDEIMKGYLNRVYLGINLYGFEDAARFYFGKSARDVSIEEAAALVAILPAPNAYNPVQDYDTALGLRNRVISRMLSLSMITEDQANSARRSRIEITPEARETLSNTIAPYFYSYVFDEVRMLLGADLLQEGDFIIETGLNLEYQREAENSLKDYINTNGSRFNFDQGAIATINSQTGEIVALVGGKDFQESQFNRATQAQRQAASTFKLFSYAAALEAGISPHKTYSCAALQWQGVQFRPCNNFSAPIDMFVGMATSENAVALRIAQDVGLNKVVAIAKKMGINSPLNPVPGLALGQSEVNVLEMTGAYATIANQGVWNRPHAINVIRDGRDCENVDEYNTCREVYRFNQGGYESKQAITPQIAQTMHQMFQRVVTSGTGRNANIGRGEGGKTGTNSQGIDLWFIGYSPQDNLTTGVWLGNDDNSPTRGGSAQAASLWGSYMRKLL, encoded by the coding sequence ATGGGTAAAAAATCATCATCCCCTGCAACAATAGATAAAATGGTAACGGGAGTTTTACAAACTATCCAAGCCCAATTTAATCTTCCTAAGTTAAAACAAGGTGCGATCGTTCCCAAAATAATACTTAAAAATGGTAGTAGTGGTAAAACCCACGAATATCCACTATTAGGAGAACGTTATATAATCGGTAGAAATAAAAATAGTTGTGATATTATTCTCCGTAACCCCATCATTAGTCAGATTCATTGTGCCGTTGAAAAAGATAAAAAAACCAATAGATTTAAGATAAAAGATTTACAATCCACCAATGGAATTTACCTGGGCAAAAAACGTTACCAATCAATTGCCCTACACCATAATGATACTGTCACCCTAGGGCCTCCAGAGTTAGAAGATGTCATAGAATTATATTTTGATAAACCCCCCTCCAAATTATCGTTAATTCTTCGCTACGGATTATTTACCATGGCGGGTTTTTTAATTCTCATCAGTGCCGTTGTGGCGGTGGCGTGGTCAAGATATACTGTTTATCCTATGCCCCAAGGTAATACTGGTGCCACCGTGGTTTATGGAGAAGATGGGGTAACACCCCTTGCCCCTCGTATTTCTTCCCCCCATCGAGAGTTAGAAAGATTAAGTGATTTTTCTCCTTATTTACCACAGGCGTTAATTGCTTCGGAAGATTCTCGCTATTATTGGCATTTTGGGGTTGATCCTGTGGGGGTTTTACGGGCTATCCTCATTAATACGGGAGATAGTGGGGTAAGACAGGGGGCAAGTACCATTACTCAGCAGTTAGCCCGTAGTTTATATCCTGAGGTGGGTAGGGAAAATACTATTGCACGGAAGGTGCGAGAAATGATTGTGGCGACTAAGTTGGAGGCTGTATATAGTAAAGATGAGATTATGAAGGGTTATCTCAATCGGGTTTATTTGGGGATAAATCTTTATGGTTTTGAGGATGCGGCGAGATTTTATTTTGGCAAGTCAGCACGGGATGTGTCTATTGAGGAGGCGGCGGCGTTGGTGGCGATTTTACCTGCCCCTAATGCTTATAACCCTGTGCAGGATTATGATACAGCTTTAGGATTGCGTAATCGTGTCATTAGTCGTATGCTTTCTTTGAGTATGATAACAGAGGATCAGGCAAATAGTGCGAGAAGATCTCGCATTGAGATAACCCCCGAAGCAAGGGAGACTTTATCAAACACCATTGCCCCTTATTTTTATAGTTATGTGTTTGATGAGGTGCGGATGTTGTTGGGGGCTGATTTGTTGCAGGAGGGGGATTTTATCATCGAAACGGGGTTAAATTTAGAGTATCAAAGGGAGGCGGAAAATTCCCTTAAGGATTATATTAATACTAATGGATCTCGTTTTAATTTTGACCAAGGGGCGATCGCCACTATCAACAGTCAAACAGGAGAAATTGTTGCCCTAGTGGGGGGAAAAGACTTCCAAGAAAGTCAATTTAATCGAGCCACCCAAGCCCAACGACAAGCCGCCTCCACCTTTAAACTATTCTCCTACGCCGCTGCCCTCGAGGCTGGAATCTCCCCCCATAAAACCTATTCTTGTGCCGCTTTACAATGGCAAGGGGTACAGTTTCGCCCCTGTAATAACTTTTCTGCCCCCATTGATATGTTTGTGGGCATGGCAACTTCAGAAAATGCCGTGGCTTTACGCATTGCCCAAGATGTGGGCTTAAATAAGGTGGTGGCTATTGCAAAAAAAATGGGTATAAATTCCCCCCTAAATCCTGTACCTGGTTTAGCCCTGGGGCAAAGTGAAGTCAACGTTTTAGAAATGACAGGGGCTTATGCCACTATTGCCAACCAAGGGGTATGGAATCGCCCCCACGCCATCAACGTCATTCGAGATGGCAGAGACTGCGAAAACGTAGATGAATATAATACCTGTAGGGAAGTATATCGTTTTAATCAAGGGGGTTATGAAAGTAAACAAGCTATTACTCCCCAAATTGCCCAAACCATGCACCAAATGTTTCAAAGGGTTGTTACTTCAGGCACTGGTAGAAATGCCAATATAGGTAGGGGGGAAGGGGGTAAAACAGGTACGAATTCCCAAGGTATTGACTTGTGGTTTATTGGTTATAGTCCTCAAGATAACCTCACCACAGGAGTATGGTTGGGCAATGATGATAATTCCCCCACTAGGGGAGGTAGTGCGCAGGCTGCTTCTTTATGGGGTAGTTATATGAGAAAATTACTTTAA
- the sipA gene encoding regulatory protein SipA encodes MEQTLKVGDKIRVTKLPPYLKTAEPMPMLKSASEIAIGEEGIILSPKPSGYWAIRFTQKAFLLENQYFEKVE; translated from the coding sequence ATGGAACAAACATTAAAAGTAGGGGACAAAATTAGGGTAACAAAATTACCTCCATACCTCAAAACAGCTGAACCCATGCCCATGCTAAAATCAGCCTCAGAAATAGCCATAGGCGAAGAAGGAATTATTTTATCACCAAAACCAAGCGGATATTGGGCAATTCGTTTTACCCAAAAAGCCTTTTTGTTAGAAAATCAATATTTTGAAAAAGTAGAATAA
- a CDS encoding DUF445 domain-containing protein — MFLGFNNWWQYALPPVAGAVIGYFTNDLAINMLFRPYRPVFIFKKRLPFTPGLIPRNQERLAKRVSDTIMGSLLTPSELQKLAKRLLQTERVEGAIVWLLQLALKQIKEDKENKTARILADILRDLFGESFPKLLRALARKENFFQAQIDQIFDRILLEFTLTENQARQLSDWLLKAVFSPDFLRENLVNFLTDRNITVIDEGFREKTSGTYWVVANLFGVKNSLQRLRTFCLDEKETANLRIKEILLSLEVRTRLKEFFLTLSLQNLPVATVKQLRQTTGKIVREYIQEKGVDFLQDFSASIDWDKVSILIISRLQSSTVVNSSLGVVSKELALILERYLEEDLEKIVTQAIPILAIDQVIIDRIKDTSPEQLENATQSIVKSELQAIVNLGGILGFFIGALQAIILFLN, encoded by the coding sequence ATGTTTTTAGGATTCAATAACTGGTGGCAATACGCTTTACCCCCCGTCGCAGGAGCAGTAATAGGTTATTTTACCAACGATTTAGCCATTAATATGCTATTTCGACCTTATCGCCCCGTATTTATTTTCAAAAAAAGACTTCCTTTTACCCCCGGTTTAATTCCCCGAAATCAAGAAAGATTAGCTAAAAGGGTTTCTGATACTATTATGGGTTCTCTTTTGACTCCTTCAGAGTTACAAAAGTTAGCTAAAAGATTATTACAAACTGAAAGGGTTGAAGGGGCGATCGTTTGGTTATTACAGTTAGCATTAAAGCAAATTAAGGAGGATAAAGAAAATAAAACTGCTCGAATTTTAGCCGATATTTTAAGGGATTTATTTGGAGAATCTTTCCCGAAATTATTAAGAGCCTTAGCCAGAAAAGAGAATTTTTTTCAAGCTCAAATAGATCAAATTTTTGACCGTATTTTATTAGAATTTACTTTAACGGAAAATCAAGCCAGACAACTATCAGACTGGTTATTAAAGGCTGTATTCTCTCCCGATTTTTTACGGGAAAATTTAGTTAATTTTTTGACAGACAGAAACATAACTGTTATCGATGAGGGATTTAGGGAAAAAACTAGCGGTACTTATTGGGTAGTGGCTAATTTGTTCGGGGTAAAAAATAGCTTACAAAGGTTAAGAACTTTTTGTTTAGATGAAAAAGAAACCGCTAATTTACGCATCAAAGAAATATTATTATCTTTAGAAGTTAGAACCCGTTTAAAGGAATTTTTTCTTACCTTATCTTTACAAAATTTACCCGTAGCCACTGTTAAACAATTGAGACAAACTACAGGAAAAATTGTTAGGGAATATATTCAAGAAAAAGGGGTAGATTTTTTACAGGATTTTAGTGCTTCTATTGATTGGGATAAGGTTTCAATTTTAATTATTAGTCGTCTCCAATCCTCCACCGTGGTTAATAGTTCCCTGGGGGTTGTGAGTAAAGAATTAGCCTTAATTTTGGAAAGGTATTTAGAAGAAGATTTAGAAAAAATTGTCACCCAAGCAATCCCTATTTTAGCCATAGATCAAGTCATTATTGATCGTATCAAAGATACTTCCCCCGAACAGTTAGAAAATGCCACTCAATCTATTGTTAAAAGTGAGCTACAGGCGATCGTTAATTTAGGAGGAATTTTAGGATTTTTTATTGGTGCTTTACAAGCTATTATTTTATTTTTAAACTAA
- the ubiE gene encoding bifunctional demethylmenaquinone methyltransferase/2-methoxy-6-polyprenyl-1,4-benzoquinol methylase UbiE, whose translation MTSSTKPTDKEIQNIFNNIAPIYDQMNNWLSFGVHHVWKKMAVKWSNAQPHHQGLDLCCGTGDLTFLLAKQITHGKVYGVDFSPQLLAVAQEKQQQKPSINNITWIESDVLTLPFDDNTFDCATMGYGLRNVVDIPLALQEIHRVLKPNSKVAILDFHRPSDSLLAQAQRWYIDNIVVNMAQYFGSTAEYAYINPSLDRFPCGEEQIKLGQKAGFNSAIHYPLAGGIMGVLVLTK comes from the coding sequence ATGACATCATCCACCAAACCCACTGATAAAGAAATTCAAAACATCTTTAACAACATTGCCCCTATCTACGACCAAATGAATAACTGGCTTAGTTTTGGGGTTCACCATGTTTGGAAAAAAATGGCGGTAAAATGGAGCAACGCCCAACCCCATCATCAAGGTTTAGACCTCTGTTGTGGTACAGGTGATCTTACTTTTTTATTAGCAAAACAAATCACCCACGGCAAAGTTTACGGCGTTGACTTCTCCCCCCAACTCCTTGCCGTTGCCCAAGAAAAACAACAACAAAAACCCTCTATCAATAATATAACTTGGATAGAAAGTGACGTTTTAACTCTCCCCTTTGATGACAATACCTTTGACTGTGCCACCATGGGTTATGGACTCAGAAACGTTGTTGATATACCCCTGGCCCTCCAAGAAATCCACCGAGTTTTGAAACCTAACTCTAAAGTCGCCATTCTTGATTTTCATCGCCCTTCTGATTCCCTATTAGCCCAAGCCCAAAGATGGTATATAGATAATATTGTGGTTAATATGGCTCAATATTTTGGCTCAACGGCTGAATATGCTTATATTAATCCCAGTTTAGACCGATTTCCCTGTGGTGAGGAACAAATAAAATTAGGACAAAAAGCGGGATTTAATTCGGCTATCCATTACCCCCTAGCTGGTGGTATAATGGGGGTCTTAGTATTAACAAAATAA
- a CDS encoding aldo/keto reductase — protein MGCGTWAWGNQFLWGYTPEMDGELQRVFNLMVSQGVTWFDTGDSYGTGKFSGRSESLLGRFVAEYEGEHWGDIAIATKLAVYPWRLTPQSMVKACEKSAQRLQKPVDLVQLHWPPTKYFPWQEKPLLEGLARLYHQGKVRAIGLSNYGPDNLLKAHQFFQAQGVKISTLQVQYSLLSTYAISELGLKDLCRELDIKIIAYSPLTLGLLTGKYGLDTPLPKGSRRFLFKQLLPSIQPLLDRLRAIALNNGKTMAQVAINWCICQGTIPIPGAKNLQQAQDNIGALGWRLSNQEVKELEQIALNLDRKMIQNIFQTS, from the coding sequence ATGGGTTGTGGCACTTGGGCTTGGGGAAATCAGTTTTTGTGGGGTTATACTCCCGAGATGGATGGGGAGTTACAGAGGGTTTTTAATTTGATGGTGTCGCAGGGGGTGACTTGGTTTGATACGGGGGATTCTTATGGCACGGGGAAATTTAGTGGGCGCAGTGAGTCTCTTTTGGGTCGGTTTGTGGCAGAATATGAGGGGGAACATTGGGGGGATATTGCGATCGCCACTAAACTAGCGGTATATCCTTGGCGTTTAACTCCTCAATCCATGGTCAAAGCCTGTGAAAAATCAGCTCAAAGACTGCAAAAACCTGTGGATTTGGTACAGTTACACTGGCCCCCTACCAAGTATTTTCCATGGCAAGAAAAGCCCCTTTTAGAAGGGTTGGCGAGGTTATATCATCAGGGTAAGGTAAGGGCGATCGGTTTGTCTAATTATGGCCCTGATAATTTACTCAAAGCCCATCAGTTTTTTCAAGCCCAAGGGGTGAAAATTAGTACGTTGCAGGTACAATATTCTTTACTTTCTACCTATGCCATTTCTGAGTTAGGGTTAAAAGATTTATGTCGGGAGTTGGACATCAAAATTATCGCCTATAGCCCCCTAACGTTGGGTTTATTGACGGGAAAATATGGTTTAGATACTCCACTACCTAAAGGCTCTCGACGCTTCTTATTTAAGCAATTATTACCCAGTATTCAACCTCTTTTGGATCGGCTAAGGGCGATCGCCCTTAACAACGGCAAAACCATGGCACAAGTAGCCATCAATTGGTGTATTTGTCAGGGTACAATCCCCATTCCGGGAGCAAAAAACCTGCAACAAGCCCAAGACAATATAGGGGCGCTGGGGTGGCGTTTGAGTAATCAAGAAGTAAAAGAATTAGAACAAATTGCCCTTAATTTGGATAGAAAAATGATCCAAAATATATTCCAAACCAGTTAA